The Procambarus clarkii isolate CNS0578487 chromosome 76, FALCON_Pclarkii_2.0, whole genome shotgun sequence genome includes a window with the following:
- the LOC138357227 gene encoding zinc finger protein 708-like, with amino-acid sequence MKPHECPECGKRFSRLGHMKTHVLMHTGDKPHECQQCGKRFTQHGHMNRHMLVHTHNKPHECPECGKRFNQLGYLKAHMLVHTHDKSHECPECGKRFSQLGSVKTHMLVHTNYKPHECPECRKRFSQLGHMKTHMLVHTRDKPHECPECGNSFSQLVHMKRHMLVHTDDKPHECPECGKRFRHLQSMKTHMFVHSGYKPFECADCGKGFRDRKTIISHMFVHTADKSHKCPECGKTFGQLGNMKSHMLAHSDDKPFECAECGKRFKYRANMIRHILVHSGSKFH; translated from the coding sequence atgaaacctcacgagtgtccagagtgtgggaaacgattcagtcgtcttggacatatgaagactcacgtgTTGATGCATacgggtgataaacctcatgagtgtcaacAGTGTGGTAAAAGATTCACCCAACATGGACATATGAACAGGCACATGTTGGTACATACCCataataaacctcatgagtgtccagagtgtggaaaaagATTCAATCAACTTGGATATTTGAAGGCCCACATGTTGGTACATACTCATGATAaatctcacgagtgtccagagtgtgggaaaagattcagtcaacttGGATCTGTGAAGACCCACATGTTGGTGCATACGAAttataaacctcatgagtgtccagagtgtaggaaaagattcagtcaacttGGACATATGAAAACCCACATGTTGGTACATACacgtgataaacctcatgagtgtccagaatgcGGGAACAGCTTCAGTCAACTTGTacatatgaagaggcacatgttagtgcatacagatgataaacctcatgagtgtccagagtgtggtaaGCGGTTCCGACATCTACAGTCAATGAAAACTCACATGTTTGTGCATTCAGGTTATAAACCTTTTGAATGTGCTGATTGTGGTAAAGGATTCAGAGATAGAAAAACTATAATAAGCCACATGTTTGTGCATACAGCTGATAaatctcataagtgtccagagtgtgggaagacctTCGGTCAACTTGGAAATATGAAAAGTCACATGTTGGCGCATTCAGATGATAAGCCCTTTGAGTGTgccgagtgtgggaaaagatttaaGTACCGTGCTAATATGATACGTCACATTTTAGTGCATTCAGGTAGTAAATTTCACTAG